A stretch of Henckelia pumila isolate YLH828 chromosome 4, ASM3356847v2, whole genome shotgun sequence DNA encodes these proteins:
- the LOC140865824 gene encoding U-box domain-containing protein 17, producing MEIVKRRTVKSLVTKMGSVSEQTRIESICELRLLTKNDPESRPIIAEANAIPLIAESLYSPVKILQENATATLLNLSISCKEHLMSSHGVLDALSHALRNPASPFSAQCAAATIFSLVSFESYRPIIGHKRDIIFGLVEIVRNHGSAARSIKDALRALFGIALYPMNRAQMVELGTVQALISLIVKDGRVGLVEDATAVIAQVAGCEESWEAFKKASSVSVLMDLLDNSTGSSHRTKENAVYTMLNLVQCGGEKVVSELKGKVEARVIEGIHDVVENGSEKGKAKALELLKIFDSKNGFSGSLSSHSS from the coding sequence ATGGAGATTGTGAAGCGGAGAACTGTGAAATCGTTGGTGACCAAGATGGGTTCTGTGTCGGAACAGACCCGCATCGAATCCATCTGCGAGCTGCGTTTGCTCACTAAAAACGACCCCGAAAGCCGCCCGATAATCGCGGAGGCGAACGCCATACCCTTGATCGCGGAATCCCTTTACTCTCCGGTTAAGATTCTTCAAGAAAACGCCACCGCCACGCTCTTGAACTTGTCTATATCCTGCAAAGAGCATCTCATGTCTTCCCACGGGGTTCTCGATGCCCTCTCCCACGCCCTACGCAACCCCGCCTCCCCTTTCTCTGCCCAGTGCGCCGCCGCGACCATTTTCAGCCTCGTGAGCTTCGAGTCGTATCGCCCCATTATCGGGCACAAGAGGGATATCATATTCGGGCTGGTGGAGATTGTTAGGAATCATGGATCGGCAGCTCGGTCGATCAAGGATGCTCTCAGAGCCCTTTTCGGGATTGCTCTGTATCCGATGAATAGAGCTCAAATGGTTGAGCTTGGGACTGTTCAGGCTTTGATTTCGTTGATAGTGAAGGATGGGAGAGTGGGGCTGGTGGAAGATGCCACAGCTGTGATTGCACAAGTGGCAGGGTGTGAGGAGAGCTGGGAGGCATTCAAGAAAGCTTCGAGCGTCAgtgttttgatggatttgtTGGATAATTCCACGGGTTCGAGTCATCGGACTAAGGAGAATGCGGTCTACACCATGTTGAATTTGGTGCAATGTGGAGGGGAGAAGGTTGTGAGTGAGTTGAAGGGGAAAGTAGAGGCAAGGGTGATTGAAGGGATTCATGATGTGGTGGAAAACGGTAGCGAAAAGGGTAAAGCTAAGGCCTTGGAGCTTTTAAAGATTTTTGATTCCAAAAATGGGTTTTCGGGGTCTTTGTCGAGCCACTCGTCGTGA